In Camelus dromedarius isolate mCamDro1 chromosome 16, mCamDro1.pat, whole genome shotgun sequence, the genomic stretch GTCCCTACCTCCCTACATGCCCTTGGAACATACAGGATCTCaatttttccatctgtgaaatggggacatgGACAGAGTTGTCCTGTGACCTCCCACAGAAGGATCCTAAACTGGGAGAGCGCCAGGAGGGCTCTGGGGACGCCGAGTCCTAATTTAAGGGCTACTCTATAACCCCTCTCCGTCCCCATGTCCCCATGCTTTATTAGCAAGGAAAGTCAGGTGTTAGTTCTGCCTTTGCCACTGTTTCCTAGGAGATCTGGATCTCTTTTCTCAGAGCCTGAAGGGAATCCGCGAAACGGGCCCTCCCCTACTCCGCCCAGTCCCAGTCAGGGTGCGGTCTGAAAATTAGTTCTCACGCATCTCTCAAGTCTCGACTCTTTCGCATCAGCGAGACGCGCCCCACCCCATGTAGAATCTCGCGAGAATCCCTCACCGACGCGAAGTTGAGATTTTCTCCCTTTCTCGGGTTCCGTAGTTCGGAGTCGCAGCTCCGGAACTAGTGTTAACGGGTCGCAGCCGGAGAAACCTCCGCCGTGGTACAAGCAGAACCAAAGCCGGGAGGTCTCAGTAAGTAGGAGACCGACCCGAGCCTGACCGTCCCCCTTTAGTCCCCTCCTCCGATTCCTTGAACATCTTGCTGCCGCTCAGCAAGAGTGCCCAGGATTTCTGGATCCCCAGTCCTATGGCTCAGGGGCTCCTGTCCAGTTTCCCCTTCCCAGGATTTTGATTCAGTTCAGCGAATTTACTGCTCCATCTGAGAGATGATAAAACCGAGACTTAGAGCACAGCCTAGAGGCGCCGATTCCCAGGCCCTGTCGCTTCCCCCGGGTTCCTCTCGATCCGCACTGACATCCCGTCCCTGCTCCAGGTCCCCTGTCTTGGGTCCGAATCCCCCTACAGTTTTCGGCTTCAGCCTCGTGCCACACAGTCACCCTCGCCTCCTCTCCCTGACTGTCTGCAGGCCTGGGCAGCATGGCCGTTTTCCGGTCGGGCCTCCTGGTGCTGACGAGACCGCTCGCCTCCTTGGCCCCTCGCCTGGCCTCCATCCTGACCTCGGCAGCCCGGCTGGTGAATCACACGCTCTATGTACACCTGCAGCCGGGCATGAGCCTGGAGGGCTCGGCTCAGCCCCAGTCCAGCCCGGTGCAGGCCACGTTTGAAGTCATCGATTTCATCACGCACCTCTACGCTGGCGCCGACGTCCACAGGCACCTGGACGTCAGAGTTCTGCTGACCAATATCCGAACCAAGAGTtttctgcctccccagcccagctcagtCCAGAACCTGGCCCACCCGCCGGAAGTGGTGCTGACTGACTTCCAGACCCTGGATGGAAGCCAGTATAACCCGGTTAAGCAACAGCTAGAGCGTTATGCCACCAGCTGTTACAGCTGTTGTCCGCAGCTGTCTTCGGTTCTGCTCTACCCTGATTATGAGCCTGCAGTACTGCCCGTGGAGTCCCTGGATGTCCCCTTACCCTCCGCCATCAGGCCAACCTCCCCCGTGGCCAGGTCTGCAAAGCAGCCAGTGCGTGGCTACCACCGCGGGGCTGTAGGTGGCACCTTTGACCGCCTGCACAATGCCCACAAAGTGTTACTCAGTGTCGCGTGCATTCTGGCCCAGGAGCAGCTTGTGGTGGGAGTAGCAGACAAAGACTTGTTGAAGAGTGAGTGGGACTCTGATTAGGGCAGTCTTAACCCTCCCCCAGGCCAAGATTGAGGAAGGGTGGGGCCATGCATTACTTCCCACCCCTCCCAAAtgtcacagtgcctggcactcccTTGGTGCTAAGGGAATTTTGTTAAAGTAAGAAATGCAGCTTTCTAGGTGTGTTGGTCTAGTCACCACTCAATCAGAATCCCCCAAATGTGGAGCCAAGGAATCTGCACTTTTAACAAGTTCTCCACACGGTGAATCCTAAAGTTTGAGTTCCTgggaataaatggatgaataaattgcAGATTACAGTGCCAGAGACCGTCAGAGGGGCCTTGTGGATGGCATGGTTCTTGGAATTCTCCGTCTGACTCTGATGCCTACTGGCACTGCTAATTCTCTGCACACGTACCAGCCCTTGTAGGACTATTGtgcctgctgcctcctcctcacaGCTCCCCCATCACAGACGACTTCCCAGCTTacccctttctccctgcccctACCTCCCCTCTGGAGATAGGATGCTTAGGGACAGTCTTCCCCCAACTGGTCCACACTCTTCCTCCCCAGTAAAAAGATCTCACTGTTTTTCTGGGCTCCTTCCCCAGGCAAGGTGCTCCCTGAGCTGCTCCAACCCTACTCAGAACGCGTGGAACGTCTGAGTGAGTTCCTGGTGGACATCAAGCCCTCCTTGGCTTTCGATTTCATCCCCCTGCTGGACCCCTATGGGCCCGCTGGCTCTGACCCCTCTCTGGAGTTCCTGGTGGTCAGCGAGGAGACCTATCGTGGGGGGATGGCCGTCAACCGCTTCCGCCTTGAGAATGTAACCCCTGAGGGAGACTGGTAGAGGGAGTGGATGGGACGGGGAAGGCCACTGGGGGCTATTGGAAGTACCATGAccccagaggagggaagagggggctcAAAGTGGTGGGAAGAGGCAAGTTGGAACTGGTTCCCAGCCTGCCCTCAGAGGCAAGCCCTACCTCTGGGGTAGGCAGGGAAGGGTAAGGCGACAGGTTTGTCTAGCTTCGtctcacccctccttccctctcctcactcttCCTTACCTCAGGACCTGGAGGAGCTCACCTTGTACCAGATCCAGCTGCTGAAGGACCTAAACAACAAGGAAAACGAAGAGGACAAAGTCAGCTCCTCCAGCTTCCGCCAACAGATGCTGGGAAACCTGCTCCGGCCTCCGCATGTAAGCCCGCCTTTCTCACCACCTCCCCCCACCGGTGTGGGTGGGCCGGGAATGCTGGAGAGGAGAGACTGAAGGGTTCAGCCTCAAGCCTGAGTCTGGGGACCCTAGTAACTGTGCTCCCTCTTATCTACCCCTAGAAGAGGCCAGAGCTCCCCCCAGGTCTCTACGTGATTGGGCTGACGGGCATCAGTGGCTCTGGGAAGAGCTCAATAGCTCAGCGGCTAAAGGGCCTGGGGGCCTATGTCATCGACAGTGACCACCTGGGCCATCGGGCCTATGCCCCGGGCGGTCCTGCCTATGAGCCGGTTGTGGAAGCCTTTGGAACAGGTAATTACAGGGGAGGGCTGGAGGTGGCCTGAAGTGAGGAGATGACCTGGCCCCCTTACCtagttctctgtctctgtcatccAGATATTCTCCATAAAGATGGCATTATCAACAGGAAGGTCCTAGGCAGCCGGGTGTTCGGGAACAAGGTAAACACACACCTTTCCAAGGGCTCTGCAGCTGCCGCTAGACCCAGAGGTTGGGACCCAGCGGATCTCTCTAGTCTGGCCCGGAATCCCAGTTTCCACTACTGTTCTCCTCGGGCTGGCTCCATCTCTGAAGGAAGGTAAGGTCTGCCCACCCCTGCTGTTCCCCTCCTCAGAAGCAGCTGAAGATACTCACTGACATTATGTGGCCGGTTATCGCAAAGCTGGCCAGGGAGGAGATGGATCAGGCTGTGGCTGAGGGTAAGTGGAGAGGATGAGgagagcagccctgggaaactgtTAAGCAGATTCTCCCCCAGGAGCTTCCCCACCCCAAACCAGACCAGACCATGCACTTTCCCTGGGATTATGTTTCCTTGACCCTCTGACTGGTAGCAAGTGGCAGGGGGCTGCTGGCTGTGACTGGGGTCTCCCCACAGGAAAGCATGTGTGCGTGATTGATGCTGCCGTGTTGCTTGAAGCCGGCTGGAAGAACATGGTGCATGAGGTGTGGACCGTTGTCATCCCTGAGACCGAGGTATCTGGACCCCACCCCCATTCCACCCCCACTGCAGACCACATCCAGCTGTGAGCCAGCGGGCTGACAAATACCTCGTCTGCCCAGGCTATCCGACGCATTGTGGAGAGGGATGGCCTGAGTGAGGCTGCGGCTCAAAGCCGGCTGCAGAGCCAGATGAGTGGGCAGGAGCTTGTGGACCAGAGCCATGTGGTGCTGAGCACCCTATGGGAGCCACAAGTCACCCAGCGCCAGGTTGGAGCCCTGGGAAAGGCTGGGTTGTGGGGAGTCTCCAGGGAGTACCTGACTGATCCTGTCctcttttcttcccaccttttctGGCCTGCCCCAAAGGTGGAGAAAGCCTGGGCCCTCCTGCAGAAGCGCATCTCTGAGACACCATCAGGCCCATGACTGACAATGAGTTCTCTGTGGGGCCACATTGGCCCCTGAAGTGGACAAGAGATCCAGCAGTGAGGACAGATGGGGGCCTTGAAGCTCACCCTAGCTTGAGCCTAGAGGGCTCTGAGCTaagcaggacagggcagggctgggcctgctGGACACAGAAGACTACCCGGCTTGCTGGTGTTTGACTGACACTGACGATGTGGCTCTGGGAGGAGCAGGCCTCCCCTGGTGTTCCATCCTCACTCTTTCACAGGTCTGTGGTACCCATggtgggctggggccagggcaaACACTGAAGCTTGTAACAGAATTAAAGCTGAATGTTACCAGGTCCTGCCTGTATGGTGTCTGCTTCCTGCTCCAGTACCTCTGGTTATCTTTGCGACCCTTGAGCCCCAAGTACAGGGCTCAGGCCTAAGCTGGAAGCCGGGGGTGCAGTGGCTAAGAGCATGGCTTTTGCCATGCTAGTCAGACTGAGGCCAGCCTTGCCCCTACTGACTAGCTGTGTGCTTCTGGACAAGTTCTGGACTTTACAGGTACCTCGGTTTCCTTATCTACAAAGAATAACTTGGCTAACAGGCTCTTTGAAAACGTTGTTCCACAAGTATCCTGCCAGACTCTGGGCTAGGTGTTGGAGGAGCAGCCTTCAACAAGCCACGCTGGGCCACTGGCCTCACAGAGCTTGCAGCCCCGCAGGATCGGACAGGG encodes the following:
- the COASY gene encoding bifunctional coenzyme A synthase, which produces MAVFRSGLLVLTRPLASLAPRLASILTSAARLVNHTLYVHLQPGMSLEGSAQPQSSPVQATFEVIDFITHLYAGADVHRHLDVRVLLTNIRTKSFLPPQPSSVQNLAHPPEVVLTDFQTLDGSQYNPVKQQLERYATSCYSCCPQLSSVLLYPDYEPAVLPVESLDVPLPSAIRPTSPVARSAKQPVRGYHRGAVGGTFDRLHNAHKVLLSVACILAQEQLVVGVADKDLLKSKVLPELLQPYSERVERLSEFLVDIKPSLAFDFIPLLDPYGPAGSDPSLEFLVVSEETYRGGMAVNRFRLENDLEELTLYQIQLLKDLNNKENEEDKVSSSSFRQQMLGNLLRPPHKRPELPPGLYVIGLTGISGSGKSSIAQRLKGLGAYVIDSDHLGHRAYAPGGPAYEPVVEAFGTDILHKDGIINRKVLGSRVFGNKKQLKILTDIMWPVIAKLAREEMDQAVAEGKHVCVIDAAVLLEAGWKNMVHEVWTVVIPETEAIRRIVERDGLSEAAAQSRLQSQMSGQELVDQSHVVLSTLWEPQVTQRQVEKAWALLQKRISETPSGP